In Vibrio quintilis, the DNA window TTTATATAATCGATTGCGTTGACGTCATCGGTTACTAATGCCGAAGATGATAGCGATTTATCTCTCAATTAAAAGTAGAAAACTAAGAAACAGCCAATAATTATTGTGATTAAAATCACACAAATGAGTTTGTTATGGAACTAAATGAATTTTACATAATATTACATTTTTTTTGTGAATAAGATCATTGCTGGTTGGCTGAGTGATCTGATCCAATAGCTTTGGACGCCATTTAAAGCGTCTGTCCTGATGAGCTGTTCAGAAAAATGGATGAGAGAATACAACGAAGAGCGGCCCCATGACTCTCTGAATGGTATAATACCATGTGACTATGGGCCAGACACGAAAACAGGAAAATCTCTAATTTAGAATTTTACTAAAATAGGGAGGGTTACAATATGTTTGATGAAGGTGACTTTGACTGTCCCAAACTACCAAGTTATTACAACGAGAACAGGTAAAATATAACAAGCCAATTATGACAGGGATGCAAAACGCTTGACTTGCGCTCCTTCGCCGCTAATTTCAGGCAAGCGTTTGTTCGTCCCATATTGGAGCGTTAGGCTCATAGGAAATCTTGGAGGATGCATTTTGAATAAGATAGTTAGTACGGTTCTATTCGCTGGACTTTATTTGATTGGAAGTGGGGCGCTAGCTGCATCATTAAAAATTAAAGCAGACCATGCCAAATATAATGATACTCCCTGGGATGGAATTGGAGGCTCTTCTGGAGGGGTTGGTATTTTTCGTACGGGACTACCCACTGCTGGCGCTCCAGACTTGAAATTATGCACCTTATATCCATCAGGAGAAAGCCAGTGCTTTTTCAGAGTTGAAAAGAAAAAAGGCTTTTTTTCTGGTAAAGAAAGAGTAAAGCACTATTCGTATTGTCAAAATTCAGATGAGTGCAGGTTTGAACTTGATTTCTCAAGTTTTCCTGTTGGGATAGTTATTGTTGATATAGATGTCGAGAGTGATGATTTGGTTGATGCCTTTGTTTTAACAGATGCAACAAACAAATCTGATATTAAGCGCCTAGATTCACATCTGCGAGCCTATGCTAATAGCTTGGCCCCAGCATATTCAAATGGAGAAAAGCAAAGAAGAAGAAGGCCATTTCCAACATGCGTTGTGAACAAATCGAAAGTAACTAAATGTCGGCTTAGGCAGTCCTCGATTCATTTGAGCAATTAAGCCTAACAAACGAGTATGGCGTCAATAGTTAATTTTTCGCTATATTCGGTAGTGTTCAAATTTCTGTGTCATTTCAATACACTAATATAAAAAAGGAAATGACACTTTATGTCTGACAATAAATACGAAATTGATATTCAGGAATTCGCCAAAGTACTTCAGTCCGGTCAGGAGCTCAACGGCAAGGACGACGTTCTCACACTGCTGATTAAAAAAATCACGCAAGTGGCACTGGGTGCTAAAATTGACCAGCATCTCGAATCGGAGCCGGAAAAACGGTAAATCCCGTAAAACAATCCAATCCATGTCCGGCGAGTTCGAACTGGAAATACCCCATGACCGAAACGGGACTTTTGAACCTCAGACGGTCAAAAAGCATCAGACCCGCCTGACCGATGAGATGGAAAACAACGTCATTTCCATGTTTGCACTTGGCAACAGTTATCAACATATCCGAGACTATCTTGTTGATATGTATGGCGTCAGCGTCTCTAATGGCACCATTAATGCCATTACCGACCGACTTATTCCTGAACTCAGAGCATGGCAGGAGCGGGATTTGGATGAAATTTGTCCGATTGTCTGGCTCGACGCTGAATTGAAGGGACAGGTACTCTAACAACGTGTGAAACTTTCATAGTGTTATTTTTAATTTTCATAAACTATTGATTATAAAAATATTATTGCTTCAATAAAAACAAAAAAATACTGAGGACATACGCCTCAGAAACCTTCCTCCCAAGGAGAATAATCACGACGATTTTTCAGTATTTGGAGCGCAGGATGCGCTTCCAAATACGTGCCGGCCAGCGCGCTCTGAAGCCAAAAACCTCAAATAAATTCATAGACATTTCCCCGCGCCCCGGCCAAAATATTCCTATTATTCACCCGCCAGAAAATTCAGTCGCCGATGAAAACCTCCCTCGACCATCTCCCGGAACGTAAACAGCAAGAACTGGCCCAGATCTCAACCATTTTGCGTGATTCACTGGACGAGTATCTGTTCGGGAAGTCGGCGGCGAAGCGTGAGTTTAAAATTCATAAAATCATTCTGTTCGGCAGCCATGCCAAAGGCGGTTGGGTGAGTGATATTCCCAATGGTTATGTCAGTGATTACGATATTCTGGTGA includes these proteins:
- a CDS encoding integrase core domain-containing protein; the protein is MSCSEKWMREYNEERPHDSLNGIIPCDYGPDTKTGKSLI